The nucleotide window CAAGGCTACAGGTAAACCCTTCGAGCCTTTAATCCAACTCAAATCTAAACCTAATTGTTTTTTAGGTGGGAACAGTGTCGCTCCTAAATACGGAATATTATTCGATGGGTTGTTTTCATAATAATCCGCAATTTCTTTCGCTTTTACTAAATCAAAAATTGTTGGCATTAACTTTCATCCTCTCTTATTTTAAAAATGTAATTTGTTTTAATGCTGCTTTTTCTTCATTTGTTGGTGCTGTAGGCAACTTATCTAAAGCAACAAAACCATGAATCAGTAACGCACCGGAAGCAGGGCCATGTGTTACATCGGTATCATTAAACAGAATCCCTTCAGCATTTGACACGCCTTCGTCAGTCGTTGCTTTTACCGCCTCGATAGTATCATCCTCTAACACGCCACCACCCAAAATAGTCCCAGCTGGTACGATTTTTTTACCTTCACTATTGGCAGTAACCCCTACATCAGAAACAGTAATTGCTAAATTTACATAGTGGTCTGGAAACTTTAAAATTTCCTTTTTGTTTGTATAAGTTGTTTCTACAAATTTACTCATTTATTTTCATCTCCCTTATTTATTCGAAATATTTTTCGCGAGCAGTATCTAATTGCTCGGTGCCTTTTGAACGTTCTTCCGCTATTAGTTTGCCTAAGCTAAACTCTGCACCACCGCCACCTCCTGTACGAGCTTCTGCAGGGGTGAAACCTTTAAACTGCGTTGTTTCGGCCTTTTCAGGCACAAACAAAAAGGACTTTGATTCTTGCAGTGTTTTAAGCTGCTCATCTAGTCCTTTAGTGACGTTTCCGTCCTTATCCAATTCAATTGCATTTCGGTCAATCAAGGCCGCTACTAAGTCTACGTCATGCACTTTACCGTTTAGCGATAGTTTTAAAGCGGCGCTCATGCGTTCGTTAGTAAGTTGCTGCTCGTACTCTGTTTTGGCTGTTTCGTTAGCCTGTTGTAGTTCTGTGATTGTCGCTAGGAGTTGCTCATTGCCTTTAGCCTTTTCCTGCAAATCCTTCAACTGTGTTTCATGCGTTTTCACCTGTTCTTCAAGTGCCTTTTTTGCATTATTCACTTCGTCAAAACGCTCTTTTGGAATCATGTTTCCGTATTTCTCAACAATGGCAGTTGCCTGTTCCTCGCTCAATCCCATTGCTAGTAAATCTTCTTTTTTCATTTGTATTGCCTCCTAATTCGTTTTTTACAGGTAACGGCCTGTTAGGTTAAACACTTTCAGTTTAACGTCATAAAGCGCTAAAAAGACGAATAATTATTCGTTGCGTGCAATAGCTGCGTTTGCCCACATCACAGCAGTTTCAAGGTTTGTCATAGCTACTGACTTTTCACGTGAATTAGGACATGTTTCATCAATTAAATAAGCAAGCTCTTTTGCCTTTTCGCGAATAGCTTCATATTTTTCCTGTTGCCCTTCTTTCGGACTGTGATACATAAAATTATTTTCAATTTGTTGGTTTAACGGCATTTTCATGTCCTCCTAAAATTATAATTTGCTATTTAACGCATAGTTGCGAGATTCATAGACCACCAAACCTCTCCGCTATATCAGCAGTTTGACGCTACTTTACGCCATAATAAAAACCATTCTGCCGATACTAGCAAAATGGTTTTTACTCATACATATCTTCAACGATATCGAATTTCGCCACTTCCAACATTCCTAAAGCTTCCAAAGCACTACCATCAGAAGCAGATACCTTAATGGTGCCATCTTTTAATTTTACTACACTAAACACACGTTCTATTTGTTCGACATTTTGAAGTAGGTGCTCTAACGTTGCTTTTACGGTGATAATTCCGTCACGTTCAGCCCTTTTTTCATTAAAATCAATCATTCAATCACCAACTTTTTCATAAATAACCTTGAAAGTATCGGGCTTGCATAGATGCAATTCGCCTTTTTCGTTCTTAATGATGTAGTCCCCAAACTGCGCTTTCTGAGTACCATCCCATGCGTGGATATAAAGCTCTCCATAATCTCCTATACTCCAACCTGTGTTTCCTCCCACAAAGTTTTGGAATTCACTTACCGTGCTTCCAACTACATAATGAAAGACTTCATTCACTACCGACGGAAACGACTTTGCGCGATATTTCACAGGAGCAACCACTTGTTCTTTTTCATTGGAAATGGAATAGAAAAGAAGATTATCATACGGAATGAATAACTCTCCTTCACTCGCATGAACTCGTACTCCTTTTTCTTCTTCTATTACAGATTTTATTTCTTCAATTTTATAGTCTTCGTGGCTCTTTAAATGTATTTTTATGAATTTCGTCATTTTACAAACCTCTCTTTCCATTGTGGGTATTTAATATCGCTCGGAATGTAATACACCTTACCGTCTCTATCTCTAGCTACTCTTTGACTGTAATCATCAGGAAACCATGGTGCTGTAGTAGTACGACAAAAAGGGTGAAATGGATTGGCTGTGACACCAGGCTCATAATCACTCATCTTGAATACTTTCCCGTCCATCGACTGGCAAATATCACTTGTTTTACCGTCAAGTGTTGCTACAATCTCGTATTTATCTACATCTAATTCGTTAAACACCTCTTTTTGTGCTGCCGCATTAAAAAAAGCCGATTCGGTCATGACTAAGCGGCTGATTTGATACCTAGAATTAGTTGAGTTGAATTTTTGATGCAAAACTTTAATAATTGATTCTGGATGTTTACCTGTCGAAATATTGTGTACAAGTTGCGTATACAGCGTATCAATCAACACATTTTTATCACGCCATAAGCGCCTGCTAAACGTCATACCATCGGCTGTCCATGGCTTGCTGATAACCTTATCTAACAATCTGTCATTAAGTACTTGCATGGTAAAACCAACGTTAAAACCTTTTTGCACCTCGTAAGCTGTATGGTAATACTGCGATTGGTACTGCTCTTTAATAAAGCGCTCAAAGCCCTCTATTTGACCGTCATACAGCTTTTCGATATGCTGTTGCATTTGTATTCGTAAACTCTCTAATCGGCTTATATGGACACGAGAGGACGCATTTTCGAGTTCTTTCATCCACTTTTGATTGACGGCATTCTTTTTTCCATATTTGATATATTCCTCAACCGTCCAACGGAACTCTTTTAATTCATCGCTTTTTAGCAGCATTTTAGCTTCATCTAGTGTGATTTCGTTGTTTTCGGCGAATCTGCTGTACCATTTGAGGATGTCTTTTTCCAAGTCGTCCATCGTGTGAATATACGCCTTAACTAAGTCGTCGTAGTAAAAAAGAGAACGCCTGTGTTGCGCGTCCTCTAATAACTCAAAACGTTTACGCCAATACTCTCTACTCTTGGTCAATATACCTCACCTCAATCGCCACGTGAGCATAGCCCATAGTAATATCAACGGTGACATCAATAGAACTACTGGGAGCAACACTATAAGTAATAAGGAACTAGTGATATTTCTAATCACTGTTATCACCTCGCCTTTGTTGGAAGGTCGTTTCGTAGTTGTCCATTTCGTTGAAATACTGCTGTCGTTCCTTTTCTAATCGCTTCAATTCAAGTTCCACATCTTTGGTGTACGGATGTTGCGCTATTTTCGTTTCTATGGATAGATACGGCGATTTCTCTAATATCTCAACAACCTCTTTTTCGTTTATTAGCATGTCACGGTTGAAAATGATATTAACATGCTCGTCCTCGAAATCGCCTTGTTTGGTGTTGGCTAAATGCATATCAATAAACCAAAGTAATTCTTCAAATGACGCTTGTAGCTCCACCTCGAAGCCGTTTGCGTCCAATTCGATGTCAGCGTACATGCTTTGGATATTCATTTGATTCGGGTTGTTGCTCATGCGTTCGTCTTTCGCATCATATCCACGTCCGTTTTCGATGAGAGCCTTTTTAAATAAGGCTAGGATTGACTTATAGTTTTCGGCGTTTACTTCGA belongs to Lysinibacillus louembei and includes:
- a CDS encoding Acb2/Tad1 domain-containing protein, which gives rise to MPLNQQIENNFMYHSPKEGQQEKYEAIREKAKELAYLIDETCPNSREKSVAMTNLETAVMWANAAIARNE
- a CDS encoding phage scaffolding protein, with translation MKKEDLLAMGLSEEQATAIVEKYGNMIPKERFDEVNNAKKALEEQVKTHETQLKDLQEKAKGNEQLLATITELQQANETAKTEYEQQLTNERMSAALKLSLNGKVHDVDLVAALIDRNAIELDKDGNVTKGLDEQLKTLQESKSFLFVPEKAETTQFKGFTPAEARTGGGGGAEFSLGKLIAEERSKGTEQLDTAREKYFE
- a CDS encoding minor capsid protein gives rise to the protein MDDLEKDILKWYSRFAENNEITLDEAKMLLKSDELKEFRWTVEEYIKYGKKNAVNQKWMKELENASSRVHISRLESLRIQMQQHIEKLYDGQIEGFERFIKEQYQSQYYHTAYEVQKGFNVGFTMQVLNDRLLDKVISKPWTADGMTFSRRLWRDKNVLIDTLYTQLVHNISTGKHPESIIKVLHQKFNSTNSRYQISRLVMTESAFFNAAAQKEVFNELDVDKYEIVATLDGKTSDICQSMDGKVFKMSDYEPGVTANPFHPFCRTTTAPWFPDDYSQRVARDRDGKVYYIPSDIKYPQWKERFVK